The DNA segment ccctgtatcggcaggtggactctcaaccactgcgccaccagggaagcccgaaacaggCTTTTTGAAAACCTGATTAACAGCAAGAAGTTAATGGAGGGAGCAGTAAATTAGAATGAGGCAACCCAGTGGCAGATGAGATCAACGTGGTACCTAGGACCTCGGTAAGGGCTTTCACTTTTACTGAAGTGAAAAGGACTGCCACTGTGGGGCTATGAACAGGAGAAAGATATGatcaatttaacatttaaaaagactGTCTGGCTTCCCTGGAAAGATTTGACTGTAAGAAGACTCTttaggaagccactgcaataaacCAGGCAAGAAATAATGTAGCTTAGATCAGAGTAGTTCTGAGGTAATGGATGTTGAGTGttaggaaaacagagagagaagctATGGATGTCTCAGATTTCTGCACCAAACAAGGAGAATGAGCAACAGATAGATTAGGTTTGGGTTGAGAAGATCAGAATTTCAGTTTAAGCATGTTAACTTTGAGACGTCTATTAGATAGCCAAGTGGAGATCTTAAATAGTTATCTGGAGTGCAGAATTATTTAGCTGGAGATACATGTTGGGGAGTCATCAGCATACAGATGGTACTTAAAAACATGAGACTGTGTAAGATCATGTGGGTGTGAGTGTGgacagagaaaggaggagaacGAAGAAACATTaaaaggtgtgtgtgggggggagtggGTGGTATGTAGAGgagaagaaaccagaaaaaaagttgAGAAGAATTATAAGATAAGAAGGAAATAAGTGAGGTAACTCTAGCAAAGAGTCTAATGTACTctgtcaaatgctgctgatatATCAAGTAGGATGAGATAGGCTAGCACATCTTCAGTGAATTTGGTATAGAAGTACTGAAGATAGGTCAGGAATTGGGTACATAAAAATTTAACAGACGTTAGATAGCCTGGCCCGGAGGCTTTCTCTGGCAATAAAGTTGTCCTAAGTTATTAAGACAATTCTTTCCCCACCGTACCCATTGTACCGAAATACAGACTGGGATCTAGCTTGCATTAGGGTCCCTATGGTCAATTTAAAGCCCTCAGAAAGTCCTTAATGGCATCTATTCTACCAGTGTCAAGTTGTTCCCTCAACTTGAGAAATGTTCTGAGTCTATGAACCCGTCTAGTCCTAGCTCTACAATTCTTAAACACCGTTCCTTTTGATTCAAATAAGTGTgattttaaagtttctaaaatTACCTTGGGGTTCAGGGAAACCTGTGGCAACAATCTCAAAGGTTTGGGTTTGCTAAACTTTATAAAATGAACtggtaaaggttttttttttagcgtTCCCCCTCcgttctttttttaatggagaatctttataatttttattgaacttCAGCCTATAGGCAACCGtcggtttttttcttttctctattttatgttcaagagaataaaataatgcaattTCATACTGTGTTTTTGGGAACTCTGTTACACAGCATGTGCAAGTAATATGACAcaaattatagttttcagagGCTGCATAAACagtaatataaaatgtaataatatagGTAATGTTTTGTAAGAGAAACATTCTGTCTTCTAAATCTTCcaaattattaattttcaaaagcaTACAGGGAAGAAAGAATATTGACAGACGGGTGGCTAGATGTACTGGGAAACGATGGTAGATTGTGAAAAGGCTATAAAACATTAAGTGTTAGGAAAATGTCAAGAAAATATAAACCATTATAAAATCCTGTTGATATTAacatataactttatttttaaatgcaagacCATTTATAAGGATACTATGTGGGACAGTATATGGAGAGCAGAGGATTTCAGGACAATATTTTAAGTGTCTCTGTAGTCTCAAAGAAAGACTTCTGAGACAGTGGGCTCTTGGAAAGAATACAGAGATTCATTAGTCCCCAGGGACACATTAGGCAAAGAATACATTGGTAAGCACTCTACCAGCAAATCTAGGGCTCCTGAGTGGCTCCTTTGACTGTAACCCATCCTATGCCACTCCTTTTCTAACTAGATGTTAATATAGCACCAGCAGAGAAAGAAATAGTTTTCACATTGGAAAAAGATTGCATTTTGATATCCATTTCCATATATTAATCTTGAGTACTTTATATCCCAAGATTTTGCAATACGGTTATATCCCACAGGATAGAATTTGTATATAGAATGTGTCTTGGGCCTTATGCAGGAAGAGTCTTACTTGGAGTACCCAAACTTTCTTCTAAGATAATTTTATGTACAATATCTGGACCTCAAAAGCATGACctaaaatgatataataaattttctggaaaaacacacacatatacatttaaaCACGTGCACATATATTCATGTATGTTATGTGTgataaaactacaaagaaaagcaagggaatgGTTAACACCAAAATCAGGAGAATGATTACTCTTAGGTTGCAGTGAGGAGGATGTGATTTTGGTGAGGTTTGTGGGGCTCCAAGATACTGGTTAATGTCTATTTCTAAAATCAGGCAGATTtatgggtattgtttttatttaccatctatttcatttttaaatttaaaaaaggaaagtcatACATAAGAAATGTTATATCATGAGcatctgagattttttttaatgaaatttatttatGGTACCCCTGGAGTGATTTTAATACTACTTCAGAGCAACATTTTGATACACaaaatgtctttttgttttccagttaGAAAGGATATAGTCCGTATCCTCCCCAGTCTAGATGTTGAAGTCAAAGACATTACAGACAGTTATGATTCCAACTGGTTTCTTCAGCTGTTATCTACACAAGATCTTTTTGAAATGACCAGTAAAGAGTTCCCCGTAGTGGCTGAAGTCATAGAAGCGCCCCAAGGAAACCAGCTACCCAGAAACGTTTTACAACCTGGGAAAACCATTGTGATCCACAAAAAGTGCCAGGCATCAAGGATCTTAGCTTCAGAAATTAGAAGCAATTTTCCTAAAAGACACTTCTTGATCCCCCCTAGCTATAAAGGCAAATTCAAGCGGCGACCTCGGGAGTTCCCAACCCCCTATGACCTTGGGATAGCAAAGAGTGAAAAGGAGCCTCTCCACGTGGTGGCCACCAAAGCCTTTCATTCCCCCCATGACGAGCTGTCATCTGTATCTGCCGGGGACCAGTTTCTAGTGCAACACTCACAGACGACGGAAGTCCTCTGTGAAGGGATCAAAAAAGTGGTGAACGTTCTGGCTTgtgaaaaaatcctcaaaaaatccTATGAGGCAGCACTGCTCCCTTTGTACATGGAAGGAGATTTTGTAGAAGTGATTCATGATAAGAAGCAGTACCAGATTTCTGAGCTCTGTGCACAGTTCCACTTGCCCTTCAATGTGAAGGTTTCTGTGAGAGATCTTTTCACTGAAGAAGACATTTTGGCCGCTACACCAGGATTACGGCTGGAGGAAGCTATCACAGACTCTTATCTACTCATAAGTGACTTTGCCAACCCCAAGGAGTGCTGGGAAATTCCTGCTGGCCGCGTGAATATGACTGTTCAGTTAGTTAATAATTTGTCTGGGGATCCAGGATCATTTCTAGTCAAGACTCTGGTTGAAGAGATCCCTGAAGAACAGTATTATATGATGCGGAGATATGAAAACTCTTTCTCGTACCCCCCACCTCGCCCTCCCAAACATCCCTCCGTGGAGGAAACAAAGTTAAGCCTGCTCaacttagcagaagaaaagacagTGGGTCTGCCCAAGTCTCCCAAGGTAAGGCTATGATTTTGCAGTTTTTCCCCTTGAGTGTTTTTCTGGGGGCAAGTTATTTCAAGTCTCTTCTGAGTCTGGTTTTTGcttacttttcttcctttcatgcCATGTTTGAAATGAGCCTTTCTGGTGCACAGTAGATGACTGAACATCAACAGAGCCTAAGCTGTTACAGCGTTTTGTATTTTGATGCTTAACCAGTAGATGTGACAAGAAGGTTAGGAATTAGAACTAGCAGGGATGACACATGATTACAAACTGCTGTTTCAGTGTGTTTTGGTAATTAGGAATGGCTTATAAGGTGCCTCAGAAGCAAACCTCTTTTGTTTTGGAAGTGCTGTTCACTTTTTTCTAGGTAGAGTTGTTTTAATACTTCATCCAGGAAACAAGCACACAATCAACTCCCTTCTTCTGGGGGCGGGGGTACCAGGAGCATGCATCTATAACACATGTCTTCATTTCGTTTTATGTGTGGAAAGATGTAAAAATATCTTGGCAGAACTGTGTGAGAACATGGGCATCTGCCCACATTCTGCCTGTCTGAGAACTGTCATCTTTAACAGTTctattgaaaaacaaaatcaataaaattgcaGGCAGTATGAGATCATCGCAGAATCCACAACTCCATAACCACTCTAAAGATGGGAGGGGAGGCGTTTCAGCTTCATTTCTGCTTAAAGTTTTTGCCTCTTGAAAACTCCCTGCTGAGTGCCTGGAAAGCACTTGCCCTTACACCACGGAGCTTAAGTAGTTTATCTGGCAGGCAGTGGTTCTCTGGTGTGTGGAAATAGTGCATTCTGCCCTGGCAGATGTTGTGCGAGCAGCTTGGGGAAACAAAGCAATTAGTAAAACAAAGAGAGATGCTGTGTTTACTCTCTATACTCAGGAATGATAGCAGCCTCAGGCTTCAAGGATGTGGGTATGGAAATACATTTAATTCTACATTTCAAAGATTGAATTCTGATTGTATGCTGGGGAAATCCAGTAAACATCTTCAAACTCAATCTCAGGAAAAGATAAAACCAGCAGAAATTTCCTTTCCAGAAAAATCAATTTTGAAGGAGTCATTTTGAAACTAAACTAAACAACTGTTTCCAAATAATGTTGATTAACAGGCTGCTATTAATATGCAGAGTGCCTGACTTCTcctgtttaatatatttttattactgaattgaATGATGTGAGAGATGGAGTGCTGTTGTCATTTTTAGTGGGAAGCAGAATAATGTCCCATCCCTCTACCCCCATCCTCTCACCCCCACCCAAGGTGTCTATACctaagcctccagaactgtgaataTGCTACATTGGTTAGTAAAAGAGACTTTGCACATGTACTTAaaattaaggaccttgagatgagattatcctggattattcaggtAGGTCCAAgttaatcacaagagtccttaaaATATCTTTCTCACTTAAGGTCAGGGTCAGAGAAAGATGTGACTACAGAAGAATTTTAAAGAGATGCAGCATTGCtacctttgaagatggaggaaaggatcATTGAGCCAAGGAATGAAGATGGTCTCTAGTAGCTAGAAAGACAAGGAAGctttcttccctagagcctccagaaaggagcaCAGCTCTGCTAACACCTTACTTTTAGTCAATGAGACTCCTGTTGAATTTCTGACTTATAAAACTCCAAGACAATAAATTCATATTGTTTAAGGCACCAAGTTTATGTTACAGCAACAGTAGAAAGCTAACATAGGACATAAAATTgggagggaggaataaataaaaactttagaTAGAAAAATCTGTATTTAAGTTAAGACTTGTTTTGCCGGCAAAGTggctctttttccctttttccttttaatgaaagTAGTAGCTCAGGTACCCTTGGAGAACCTCAGGGTATACAGCTAGGCTTCAGGGACAACTGGAAACAGGATCTAGAACACAGACAGAGTGGgtcttccttttcatcacacATGGGACATTACTTCTGACAGTTCCTGCATCTTGTAGTTTCATCACTAGAGAAGAACATAATCTCTTTGTTtagttccaatttttaaaaagggaaggacTTTGGATCACATGCCCATCTCTTGGTTCAATCAATTCATTGGCTGCCCCAGCTACAGCCAGGATTGGTGGGGAAGGGAATAAGGACTAGTTGTCTCAAATAATAGAAATATGTCTCAAATAACAGTATGTGAAGGTCTGGAGATATAAAGAAGTAGATGCCTATTACAATCAGAAAGGAATAGATCAAAAATCCTAAACTTCTAAGAAACCATTTgtagaaaacaataaatttaataaatttaaaatgcccTTTGAAAGAATGTCAAATGAAAATGATCTACGCGTTTTATTAGAGAAACTCACAAAACAGCAACGTTTCATCTAGGTTACTGCTTGGAAAAACCTTCAGTCCTCCTCCtatgtttctcctttactctcacacTACTGCCACACTCACAACACCTCCGACACCAGATGCATGGAAATTTTCCCTCAGCAAGCGATTCTTTGACACCAGTTGGGTGTCCTGCAGTTACTTAACTCAATTCAGAcgctatctacctggagataacatcagatcccacaggttaagagcTCAGTCCCACAGGTTAAGAGCTCAGTCCCGCACGACTgctccccacttcagatgccaattgcaagtaGTAGGTCCTCAGGTTACCGACAGCCTCTGTCTGACTTGGCTGCAAATCAGAGGTCCCcaggaccccctcctcaggttccattaatttgctagagtggctcccagaactcagggaaacacctACTTACATTTACCAGTTAAAGGATATGATACAGAATACAGATGAACAGTCAGATAAAGAGACTTGAAGGgtgaggtctggaagggtcccGAGAGCTCAGGAACTTCTGTCCCATAGAGTTAGGATACACCACCCCCCTGGTGTGTGGATGTGTCCACTAACCTGAAAGTTCTCTGAACTGTGTACTTCTGGGAATTTTATGGAAGTTTCCTCATGTAAGCATGATCGATTATTAACTCCTTTTCCAGtccttctcccctctctggagaatggggattggggctgaaaattccaagcttctaattaTGGCTTAGtgtttctggtgaccagccccaatCCAGGAGCCATCcgggagcccacccagagtcgccttgttagaacaaaagacactcctatcacccaggaaattccaggAGATTTAGGAGCCCTGTATTAGAAGctggggtcaaagaccaaatattaaaagagaagaTGTTCCTAGTGCTCTTATCATTTAGGAAGTTACAAGGGCTTCAGTAGCACGGTGCCAGGAACCAGGGCCAGAGACCaatacatatatttcctattaTCTCCAgctactaaaagaaaacaaatgcaatCTTTGACTAAATTCATACGTGTAGGATTCCAGATCAACTAAATAATTCCGaactacttgtttatttttcaggcCCTGTATGGATTCTTGTGTCTAGCTCTGCGTCCCACT comes from the Pseudorca crassidens isolate mPseCra1 chromosome 13, mPseCra1.hap1, whole genome shotgun sequence genome and includes:
- the THEMIS gene encoding protein THEMIS: MALSLEEFIHSLDLRTLPRVLEVQSGFYFEGSIYEMFGNECCLSTGEVIKITGLKIKKIIAEICEHIEGCEAPQPFELPMNFPGLFKIVADKTPYLTMEEITRAIRIGPSRLGHPCFYHQKGIKLENLIIKQGEQIMLSSVEEINGEIMVNCGVLRNHQNHSFTLPLSQEGEFYECDDEHIYTLKEIVQWKIPKNRTRTVKLTDFSNKWDLTNPFPKGFYGAVILKPVYEIQGVMKFRKDIVRILPSLDVEVKDITDSYDSNWFLQLLSTQDLFEMTSKEFPVVAEVIEAPQGNQLPRNVLQPGKTIVIHKKCQASRILASEIRSNFPKRHFLIPPSYKGKFKRRPREFPTPYDLGIAKSEKEPLHVVATKAFHSPHDELSSVSAGDQFLVQHSQTTEVLCEGIKKVVNVLACEKILKKSYEAALLPLYMEGDFVEVIHDKKQYQISELCAQFHLPFNVKVSVRDLFTEEDILAATPGLRLEEAITDSYLLISDFANPKECWEIPAGRVNMTVQLVNNLSGDPGSFLVKTLVEEIPEEQYYMMRRYENSFSYPPPRPPKHPSVEETKLSLLNLAEEKTVGLPKSPKSLHVDRSKKLHSSQAGLDSQVPVGCQNDLADLEKEKRKTGKTAVAGTSATTGIFDDTLKGNAVEEL